A window of Leclercia adecarboxylata contains these coding sequences:
- a CDS encoding glycoside hydrolase family 88 protein, translating into MLSRITEERLGDIPVPVDEHAFSDELSSARRHILDLISRHLTEFGDKFPAETCQQGSYPLTDNVEWTTSFWTGQLWLAWEMSGDERFRAMARKHTRSFGLRIAGRSDTNTHDLGFLYTLSCMADWRLTGNREARGFSLLAAEALLERFHEKAKIIQAWGDLSDPEQAGRMIIDCNMNLPLLYWATEQTGDPRFAEAAKAHVMQAATCLIRDDASTFHTYYMDVVTGAPRYGNTQQGYADDSCWSRGQAWGIYGFLLSYIYTGDETMIALSKRLANYFLNRLPEDYVCHWDLALVGTDALRDSSSAAIAVCGLLELVKHLPVTDPDRTRYLAWAKGIMSSLTKHYLMGKEEKGNGVLKHSVYHLASNKGVDECASWGDYFYVEALVRFTQSWKLYW; encoded by the coding sequence ATGTTAAGTCGTATCACTGAGGAGCGTCTGGGCGATATTCCTGTGCCCGTGGATGAACATGCCTTTAGCGATGAATTAAGCTCGGCGCGCCGCCACATCCTCGACCTGATTAGCCGTCATTTAACGGAATTCGGCGACAAGTTCCCGGCAGAAACCTGCCAGCAGGGATCCTATCCGCTGACCGATAACGTCGAGTGGACCACCAGCTTCTGGACCGGGCAGCTGTGGCTGGCGTGGGAGATGAGCGGCGACGAAAGGTTCCGCGCGATGGCCCGGAAGCACACCCGCTCATTTGGCCTGCGCATCGCCGGGCGCAGCGACACCAATACCCACGATCTTGGCTTTCTGTATACGCTCTCCTGCATGGCAGACTGGCGCCTGACCGGTAACCGCGAAGCGCGCGGCTTCTCACTGCTGGCGGCAGAAGCCCTGCTGGAGCGCTTCCACGAGAAGGCAAAGATCATCCAGGCCTGGGGCGATCTGTCCGATCCGGAACAGGCCGGACGGATGATCATCGACTGCAACATGAACCTGCCGCTGCTCTACTGGGCGACGGAGCAGACCGGGGATCCGCGCTTTGCCGAGGCTGCTAAAGCTCACGTAATGCAGGCCGCGACCTGTCTGATTCGTGACGATGCCTCCACCTTCCACACCTACTATATGGATGTGGTCACCGGCGCGCCGCGCTACGGCAATACCCAGCAGGGCTATGCGGATGACTCCTGCTGGTCCCGCGGCCAGGCGTGGGGGATTTACGGCTTTCTGCTGAGCTACATCTACACCGGCGACGAGACGATGATTGCCCTGTCGAAGCGGCTGGCGAACTACTTCCTGAATCGTCTGCCGGAAGATTACGTCTGCCACTGGGATCTGGCGCTGGTGGGCACCGATGCGCTGCGGGATTCCTCTTCGGCGGCAATCGCGGTCTGCGGCCTGCTGGAGCTGGTGAAGCACCTGCCGGTAACCGACCCCGACCGGACGCGCTATCTGGCGTGGGCGAAAGGCATTATGTCGTCGCTGACGAAGCACTATCTGATGGGGAAAGAGGAGAAGGGCAACGGCGTGCTGAAGCACTCGGTCTATCACCTCGCCAGCAATAAAGGCGTGGATGAGTGTGCAAGCTGGGGGGATTACTTCTACGTCGAAGCGCTGGTGCGCTTTACCCAGAGCTGGAAACTGTACTGGTAA
- a CDS encoding oligosaccharide MFS transporter, with amino-acid sequence MSNKTEYYKISSFIFLYFFTWSASIGLLAIWLGQKANLSGSVIGTVFAVNGIFSVILKPIYGYILDKIGMSKYLLYFVVAMSALMAPFFIYVYQPLLMSNTMLGIIIGALYLSFAWYAGVAACESYSDRFSRLNGMEFGQIRMWGSLGWAVASSFSGLLFNLSPAYNFIMGSVASVIMLIVLLSLKVNTNSAHAGEVLTKEKIAPADVYALLRSRKFWAFCLYVAGVAWMMFIAEQQFSRYFVTFFDDVHQGNAVFGYLGTVQSGMEFVMYMVIPLFVNFIGAKRGLLIVGLIVGARLIISGMCDSHLLISVLKPLYGLEICLLLVSVFKYIAEHFDKRVNATMYLLGYQAMLYVGNVVVSSPAGYMYDRIGFEQTYIIMGATALTFTLISAFTLSACQSKWRGAKTLNVAEHH; translated from the coding sequence ATGAGTAACAAAACTGAATATTACAAAATCAGCAGTTTTATTTTTCTCTATTTCTTTACCTGGTCAGCCAGTATTGGCCTGCTGGCAATCTGGCTTGGGCAAAAAGCGAATCTCAGCGGCTCGGTCATCGGTACGGTATTTGCGGTGAACGGCATCTTCTCCGTTATTCTGAAACCGATCTACGGCTATATTCTGGATAAGATCGGCATGAGCAAATACCTGCTCTATTTCGTGGTGGCGATGTCCGCCCTGATGGCGCCGTTCTTTATTTACGTTTATCAGCCGCTGTTAATGTCCAACACCATGCTGGGGATTATTATCGGCGCGCTCTATTTAAGTTTCGCGTGGTATGCGGGCGTCGCGGCCTGTGAATCCTATTCCGACCGTTTCAGCCGTCTGAACGGCATGGAATTTGGCCAGATCCGCATGTGGGGCTCGCTCGGCTGGGCGGTGGCCTCCTCGTTTTCCGGCCTGCTGTTTAACCTCTCTCCGGCGTACAACTTTATTATGGGCAGCGTGGCGTCGGTGATCATGCTGATTGTCCTGCTGAGCCTGAAGGTGAATACCAACTCGGCCCACGCCGGTGAGGTACTGACCAAAGAGAAAATTGCCCCAGCGGATGTCTATGCCTTACTGCGCAGCCGCAAGTTCTGGGCCTTCTGCCTGTATGTGGCGGGCGTGGCGTGGATGATGTTTATCGCCGAGCAGCAGTTCTCGCGCTATTTCGTCACCTTCTTCGATGATGTGCATCAGGGTAACGCGGTGTTTGGTTATCTGGGTACCGTGCAGTCGGGGATGGAATTCGTCATGTATATGGTGATCCCGCTGTTCGTGAACTTTATTGGGGCCAAACGCGGGTTATTGATCGTCGGCCTGATTGTCGGGGCGCGGCTGATTATTTCCGGGATGTGCGATTCGCACCTGCTTATTTCCGTCCTCAAGCCGCTCTACGGCCTGGAAATCTGTCTTCTGCTGGTGTCGGTCTTTAAATATATCGCCGAGCATTTCGATAAACGCGTCAATGCCACCATGTATCTGTTGGGCTATCAGGCGATGCTTTACGTCGGCAACGTCGTGGTCTCTTCCCCTGCGGGATATATGTATGACCGCATCGGCTTTGAGCAAACCTATATCATCATGGGCGCCACGGCGCTGACCTTTACCCTGATTTCCGCCTTCACGTTATCCGCCTGCCAGAGCAAATGGCGCGGGGCAAAAACGCTGAACGTTGCAGAACACCATTAA
- a CDS encoding DUF2264 domain-containing protein, whose amino-acid sequence MCAVNKEKSNPLSSRQDLVASLNRLLTAVDKQFPAGSSRFSLGDTCAHYATDVARMEGLSRVLWGLFPLMAAGDSTPFSDKYITAIKQGTDPQSAGYWGETAPYDQRLVEMAAYGLGLALLQEKLTDLFSEREVMNLHAWLNQITDAQMPDSNWNYFAIMVQLGFKRAGLPYDQQAIDRRFAMMEAYYLGDGWYSDGPGRPKDYYISMAFHFYGLIYATLSGDEARAEVLRQRSRLFAEDFIYMSAADGASVPFGRSLTYRFAMVAFWSAVAFSGLEVFTPGIVKGIILRHLRWWQQQPVTDRDGILTLGFAYPNLAMCEDYNAPGSPYWALKTYLILALPESHPFWQAQEQPLPVLAEKRVIPHARQILMQADHVTMLTAGQLELNNYVNTEAKYTKFAYSSRFGFTIERGRFGIKHAACDSMLLLADGDNYFRGRRECEEVRVDENFIFSRWSPWHDVHIETWLVPFGEWHLRLHRINSARTLQTVEGGFAVMKTAPRLIGRGSFLKAANGSSAIVDLSPVIARQPDSVVTPPNSSIMFAECAAIPVLATTLLPGERWLCSAVLATGEERAEVNIPQLDIKDNRAVICASGSERKLSFIL is encoded by the coding sequence ATGTGCGCGGTAAACAAAGAAAAATCAAATCCGTTGTCATCCCGCCAGGATCTGGTGGCGTCGCTGAACAGGTTGTTAACGGCTGTGGACAAGCAGTTCCCGGCGGGCAGTTCACGTTTTTCGCTGGGCGATACCTGTGCCCACTACGCTACGGATGTTGCCCGTATGGAGGGGTTATCCCGGGTGTTGTGGGGGCTGTTTCCGCTGATGGCCGCAGGGGACAGCACGCCGTTCAGCGACAAGTACATCACCGCCATTAAGCAGGGCACCGACCCACAAAGCGCAGGCTACTGGGGCGAAACCGCGCCCTACGATCAGCGTCTGGTGGAGATGGCGGCCTATGGCCTGGGGCTGGCGCTGCTGCAGGAGAAGCTCACCGATCTGTTCAGCGAGCGCGAGGTGATGAACCTGCACGCCTGGCTGAACCAGATCACCGACGCGCAGATGCCGGACAGCAACTGGAACTACTTCGCCATTATGGTCCAGCTTGGCTTTAAGCGCGCCGGACTGCCGTACGACCAGCAGGCCATTGATCGCCGCTTCGCGATGATGGAGGCCTACTATCTGGGCGATGGCTGGTATTCCGACGGTCCCGGCCGGCCAAAAGATTACTACATCTCGATGGCCTTTCACTTTTACGGCCTGATCTACGCCACCCTGAGCGGGGATGAAGCCCGGGCAGAGGTGCTGCGCCAGCGCTCGCGCCTGTTTGCCGAAGATTTTATCTATATGTCCGCTGCCGACGGCGCGTCGGTGCCCTTTGGCCGCAGCCTGACCTACCGCTTCGCGATGGTCGCCTTCTGGAGCGCAGTGGCCTTTTCCGGGCTGGAGGTCTTCACACCGGGCATTGTGAAAGGGATCATCCTGCGCCATCTGCGCTGGTGGCAGCAGCAGCCTGTCACCGATCGCGACGGCATCCTGACGCTCGGCTTTGCCTACCCGAATCTGGCGATGTGCGAGGACTATAACGCGCCGGGCTCGCCCTACTGGGCGCTGAAAACCTATCTGATTCTGGCGCTGCCGGAGAGCCATCCGTTCTGGCAGGCGCAAGAGCAGCCGCTGCCCGTGCTTGCCGAAAAACGCGTCATCCCCCATGCCCGGCAGATCCTGATGCAGGCGGATCACGTCACGATGCTCACCGCCGGGCAGCTGGAGCTGAACAACTACGTCAATACCGAGGCGAAATACACCAAATTTGCCTACTCCAGCCGCTTTGGTTTCACCATCGAGCGCGGACGCTTCGGCATCAAGCATGCCGCCTGCGACTCTATGCTGCTGCTGGCGGATGGCGATAACTACTTCCGCGGACGCCGCGAATGCGAGGAGGTTCGCGTCGACGAGAACTTCATTTTTTCGCGCTGGTCGCCCTGGCACGACGTTCATATCGAGACCTGGCTGGTGCCGTTCGGCGAGTGGCACCTGCGCCTGCACCGCATCAACAGCGCGCGCACCCTGCAAACGGTGGAGGGCGGATTTGCGGTCATGAAGACCGCCCCCCGGCTTATCGGCCGCGGCAGTTTCCTGAAAGCCGCGAACGGCAGCAGCGCGATTGTCGATCTCTCGCCGGTGATCGCCCGTCAGCCTGACAGCGTAGTGACGCCGCCGAACAGCAGCATCATGTTTGCCGAATGCGCCGCCATTCCGGTGCTCGCCACCACACTTTTGCCCGGAGAGCGCTGGCTGTGCAGCGCGGTGCTGGCAACCGGAGAAGAGAGGGCAGAAGTAAACATTCCGCAACTGGACATCAAAGATAACCGGGCCGTGATTTGCGCGTCCGGAAGCGAACGTAAGCTGTCGTTCATTTTATAA
- a CDS encoding AraC family transcriptional regulator, which translates to MRETPTAEHLELIALNDTIVSFSRLFANTVRYHHWHQCLEILYVEEGFGVAIVDNRHYTMRPGRLFFFPPFTLHKVMVDAQAEASYRRTIIHLDQHAVMKALRDFPHTRQRLETLSRRGGEAWVADVAHCHSHIDHLFSCYPPPLNSERVASLLISLFAMLPHDDEGQPGNSNGIASQVMFWLDEHYQQKFSLDALASELGKSRSYVSRKFHAETGEKIHDYLNTLRLRKACESLLHSEASVREIAAKVGFSDVTYFISAFKKGIGETPLQYRKNHGAA; encoded by the coding sequence ATGCGCGAGACACCTACGGCGGAACACCTTGAGCTGATTGCCCTGAACGATACCATCGTGTCGTTCAGTCGCCTGTTCGCCAACACCGTGCGCTATCACCACTGGCACCAGTGTCTGGAGATTCTCTATGTTGAAGAGGGCTTTGGCGTGGCGATTGTCGATAACCGCCACTACACCATGCGCCCCGGCAGGCTCTTTTTCTTCCCGCCGTTCACCCTGCATAAGGTGATGGTCGATGCCCAGGCGGAGGCCAGCTACCGCCGGACCATTATTCATCTCGACCAGCACGCAGTGATGAAAGCCCTGCGCGATTTCCCCCACACCCGGCAGCGGCTCGAGACGCTGTCCCGGCGCGGGGGAGAGGCCTGGGTGGCAGACGTGGCGCACTGCCACAGCCATATCGATCATCTGTTCAGCTGCTACCCGCCGCCGTTAAACAGCGAGCGCGTCGCCAGCCTGCTGATTAGCCTGTTCGCCATGCTGCCGCACGACGACGAAGGCCAGCCCGGGAACAGCAACGGCATCGCCAGCCAGGTGATGTTCTGGCTGGATGAGCATTACCAGCAAAAATTCAGCCTGGATGCGCTGGCGAGTGAGCTGGGGAAATCACGCAGCTACGTATCGCGAAAATTCCATGCCGAAACGGGAGAGAAAATTCACGATTACCTGAATACCTTGAGGTTACGCAAAGCCTGCGAGTCTCTGCTGCACTCAGAGGCGAGCGTGCGGGAGATCGCCGCAAAGGTGGGGTTTTCGGACGTGACGTACTTTATCAGCGCATTTAAAAAGGGCATCGGAGAGACGCCCTTACAGTACCGGAAGAATCATGGTGCGGCCTGA